A genomic window from Periweissella cryptocerci includes:
- the pyrF gene encoding orotidine-5'-phosphate decarboxylase, with the protein MKPVIIALDFENEQQAFAFLSKLDMPEKPYVKVGMELFYSAGPAFVRELKAQGFKIFLDVKMYDIPNTVEHAAYQIGQLGVDIVTVHAAGGARMIAGAKKGLLAGAKAAGFAQPTLLAITQLTSFSEAEMQVTQLVSVSMTTSVLYLAKLAQAAGADGVIASAYEARKIHEATSPDFLVITPGIRLTGDDAGDQSRIMTPAQAALETADGIVVGRSITKATDVHVAYKRVLTEFNGEK; encoded by the coding sequence ATGAAGCCGGTAATTATTGCGTTAGATTTTGAAAATGAACAACAAGCTTTCGCGTTCTTAAGTAAGCTTGATATGCCTGAAAAACCATACGTCAAAGTTGGCATGGAATTATTTTACAGCGCCGGGCCTGCATTTGTCCGTGAATTAAAAGCCCAAGGATTTAAAATCTTTTTAGATGTCAAAATGTATGATATCCCAAATACGGTCGAACATGCGGCCTACCAAATTGGTCAACTGGGTGTGGACATTGTGACTGTGCATGCCGCGGGTGGAGCACGGATGATTGCGGGGGCTAAAAAAGGTTTACTAGCAGGTGCCAAAGCCGCTGGGTTTGCACAACCAACCTTACTAGCCATCACGCAACTAACTTCATTTTCTGAAGCTGAAATGCAAGTAACGCAATTAGTTAGTGTCAGTATGACAACTTCAGTCTTGTATCTAGCTAAACTAGCTCAGGCAGCCGGTGCTGATGGGGTCATTGCGTCTGCTTATGAAGCACGTAAAATCCATGAGGCAACTAGCCCCGATTTCTTAGTTATTACCCCAGGGATTCGTTTAACGGGAGATGATGCGGGAGATCAAAGCCGGATTATGACCCCAGCCCAAGCGGCACTGGAAACTGCCGATGGAATCGTAGTTGGCCGGTCGATTACCAAGGCAACAGATGTCCATGTAGCATATAAACGCGTCCTTACTGAATTTAACGGAGAAAAATAA
- the pyrE gene encoding orotate phosphoribosyltransferase, with protein MTEQSIEAQVATQLLAIKAVKLQPKEPFTWASGLKSPIYTDNRETIGYPAVRKLIAQGLADLIKREYPDVEIIGGVATAGIPHAAWVADLLDLPMVYVRSKPKDHGAGRQIEGRLVDGKKIVLIDDLISTGGSVLGGVEAARKEGANVLGVVSIFTYELPAGDTNFANAGLPYKSLTNYSTLVDVASQEGYIKEDEMATLHAWKQDPAAWGK; from the coding sequence ATGACAGAACAATCAATCGAAGCTCAAGTTGCGACTCAATTATTAGCGATTAAGGCAGTTAAGCTCCAACCTAAAGAACCATTCACATGGGCATCAGGCCTTAAAAGTCCCATCTATACTGACAATCGCGAAACAATCGGTTATCCAGCCGTGCGTAAATTAATTGCGCAAGGTTTAGCGGATTTAATTAAGCGTGAATATCCAGATGTTGAAATTATTGGCGGTGTAGCAACTGCGGGGATTCCCCACGCTGCTTGGGTTGCCGATTTACTTGATTTACCCATGGTATACGTACGTTCAAAACCTAAAGATCATGGTGCAGGTCGGCAAATTGAAGGCCGCTTAGTTGATGGCAAGAAAATTGTCTTGATTGATGATTTGATTTCAACCGGTGGTTCAGTATTAGGTGGAGTTGAAGCTGCGCGTAAGGAAGGTGCTAACGTTTTGGGCGTTGTTTCAATCTTTACGTATGAATTACCAGCTGGCGATACAAACTTTGCCAATGCTGGTTTGCCATACAAGTCTTTGACAAATTATTCAACGCTCGTGGACGTGGCGAGCCAAGAAGGTTACATCAAAGAAGACGAAATGGCAACATTGCATGCGTGGAAACAAGACCCTGCTGCTTGGGGAAAATAA
- a CDS encoding pyridoxamine 5'-phosphate oxidase family protein codes for MSEKFAEFVKNTNTVVVSSAVNNQPSSRIMRFATPVAGGNIWYVITAPTAPKATEFASNEKVAVITLPTESGAVISSNTTTIKLSDKSVADVKELFGEQIPGFLDMMPEAVLLAEVVYEITFKSAKLDTWTSHEIVEFD; via the coding sequence ATGAGCGAAAAATTTGCCGAATTTGTTAAAAATACTAATACAGTGGTGGTCTCATCAGCTGTAAATAACCAACCATCTAGCCGCATTATGCGTTTTGCAACACCAGTTGCAGGTGGTAATATCTGGTACGTTATCACAGCACCAACCGCGCCAAAAGCCACTGAGTTTGCCTCAAATGAAAAAGTTGCGGTAATTACGTTGCCAACTGAAAGTGGCGCGGTGATTTCTTCAAATACCACAACAATCAAATTATCAGACAAGTCAGTAGCAGATGTTAAAGAGCTCTTTGGTGAACAAATTCCGGGTTTCTTGGATATGATGCCGGAAGCCGTGTTACTTGCTGAAGTCGTTTATGAAATTACCTTTAAGTCTGCTAAGCTAGATACATGGACTTCACACGAAATTGTTGAATTTGATTAG
- a CDS encoding dihydroorotate oxidase, which translates to MSQALHAEIAGIKFDDIFLNASGVHCQTTAELDELLATKGTGAIITKSATSAYRAGNPSPRLSKIPLGSINSMGLPNEGLDYYLDYVTTKQADKPMLLSVAGVSYTENLDILHKVQDSSFMGITELNLSCPNVPGKPQTAYDFETTERLLTEVFAFFTKPLGVKMPPYFDIVHFDDMAKILNKFPLAHVNTINSIGNGLWINEDTDTVVIKPKGGFGGIGGALAKPTALANVRAFRQRLNPTIKMIGTGGVVNGRDVYEHILCGADLVSVGTQLQFEGPSMFARLEQELLAIMAEKGYTSVDDFRGQLKIIE; encoded by the coding sequence ATGTCACAAGCATTACACGCTGAAATTGCCGGAATTAAGTTCGATGATATTTTCTTGAATGCATCAGGTGTTCACTGTCAAACGACGGCCGAATTAGATGAATTACTCGCAACCAAAGGTACCGGCGCGATTATCACTAAAAGTGCAACATCAGCTTACCGAGCCGGCAACCCTAGCCCACGGTTGAGCAAGATTCCTTTAGGCTCAATTAATTCGATGGGATTACCTAATGAAGGTTTAGATTATTACTTGGATTATGTGACAACTAAACAAGCGGACAAGCCAATGTTGTTGTCAGTTGCTGGGGTATCATACACAGAGAACCTTGATATTTTGCACAAGGTTCAAGACTCAAGCTTTATGGGTATTACGGAGTTGAACTTGTCATGCCCAAACGTACCAGGTAAACCCCAAACTGCGTATGATTTTGAAACGACCGAACGTTTGTTAACGGAAGTATTTGCATTCTTCACGAAGCCATTAGGCGTTAAAATGCCACCATACTTTGACATTGTACATTTTGATGACATGGCCAAAATTTTGAACAAATTCCCATTGGCACACGTTAACACAATCAATTCGATTGGGAACGGATTATGGATTAACGAAGACACTGATACCGTTGTAATTAAACCTAAGGGTGGGTTTGGTGGTATTGGTGGCGCATTGGCCAAGCCAACTGCTTTAGCCAACGTGCGCGCTTTCCGGCAACGACTCAATCCTACTATCAAAATGATTGGTACTGGGGGGGTAGTTAATGGCCGCGACGTGTACGAACACATTTTATGTGGTGCAGATCTTGTTTCAGTGGGAACGCAACTCCAATTTGAAGGACCAAGCATGTTTGCCCGCTTAGAACAAGAACTGTTAGCAATTATGGCGGAAAAAGGTTATACATCAGTTGACGATTTCCGTGGGCAATTAAAGATCATCGAATAA
- the thrS gene encoding threonine--tRNA ligase — protein MAEINITFPDGSVKQFEAGITTNEIAKSISTSLAKKSVAGKFNDKYVGLNEGIESDGSLEIITKDSEESLEILRHSAAHLLAQALKRLHPDTHFGVGPAIEHGFYYDTDRPAGQVSVDEFPAIEAEMKKIVKEDLPIEGREMSRAEALEFFASDPYKVELITDLPEDEVITAYTQGEFTDLCRGGHVPSTGMIKNFKLTSVAGAYWRGKSSNPMMQRIYGTAFWKAADVEAELARREDAKERDHRKIGKDLDLFFTSAEVGAGLPVWMPNGATIRRTLERYIVDKELQHGYQHVYTPIMSNLNLYKQSGHWDHYHDDMFPPMDMGDGEFLELRPMNCPSHIQVYKHHVHSYRELPIRIAEIGMMHRYEKSGALTGLSRVREMSLNDGHTFVTLDQVEEEFKSILKLMVEVYRDFNITDYRFRLSYRDPENTEKYFEDDEMWNRSQKMLKTAMDDMGLEYFEAEGEAAFYGPKLDVQIKTALGGEETLSTIQLDFLLPEKFDLTYVGEDGQNTHRPVMIHRGLISTMERFTAYLTELYKGAFPTWLAPKQAVIIPVNNEAHGEYADEILRKLQVMNVRATVDTRNEKMGYLIRDAQTSKVPYILVVGDQEKNNGEVAVRLHGEDNTTSMKSADFFDTILTDIANYSRPVEK, from the coding sequence ATGGCAGAAATTAACATTACTTTCCCAGATGGTTCAGTTAAGCAATTTGAAGCAGGCATCACGACAAATGAAATTGCTAAGAGTATCTCAACTTCATTAGCTAAGAAATCAGTTGCTGGTAAGTTTAACGACAAGTACGTTGGCTTGAACGAAGGTATTGAAAGCGATGGTTCACTTGAAATCATCACTAAGGATTCAGAAGAATCACTCGAAATCTTGCGGCACTCAGCTGCCCACTTGTTGGCGCAAGCTTTGAAGCGTCTCCACCCAGATACGCACTTTGGCGTTGGTCCAGCGATTGAACATGGCTTCTACTACGATACTGATCGTCCTGCTGGTCAAGTTTCTGTTGATGAATTCCCCGCAATTGAAGCAGAAATGAAGAAAATTGTGAAAGAAGACTTGCCTATCGAAGGCCGTGAAATGTCACGTGCCGAAGCGTTGGAATTCTTTGCTAGCGATCCTTATAAAGTTGAATTGATTACGGACTTGCCAGAAGACGAAGTTATCACAGCCTACACACAAGGTGAATTCACTGACTTATGTCGTGGTGGTCACGTACCATCAACTGGTATGATTAAAAACTTCAAGTTGACTTCTGTTGCCGGTGCTTACTGGCGTGGTAAGTCATCAAACCCAATGATGCAACGGATCTACGGAACTGCCTTCTGGAAGGCTGCTGATGTGGAAGCTGAATTAGCTCGTCGTGAAGACGCTAAGGAACGTGACCACCGTAAGATTGGTAAGGACTTAGACTTGTTCTTCACTTCTGCCGAAGTCGGTGCCGGTTTGCCAGTTTGGATGCCAAATGGTGCAACTATCCGTCGTACTTTGGAACGTTATATTGTTGACAAGGAACTCCAACACGGTTACCAACACGTGTATACACCAATCATGTCTAACTTGAACTTGTACAAGCAATCAGGTCACTGGGATCACTATCATGATGATATGTTCCCACCAATGGACATGGGGGATGGCGAATTCCTTGAATTGCGTCCAATGAACTGCCCATCACACATTCAAGTTTACAAGCACCACGTCCACTCATACCGTGAATTGCCAATTCGGATTGCCGAAATTGGTATGATGCACCGTTATGAAAAATCAGGTGCCTTGACTGGTTTGTCACGTGTCCGTGAAATGTCATTGAACGATGGACACACTTTCGTGACACTTGACCAAGTCGAAGAAGAATTCAAGTCAATCTTGAAGTTGATGGTTGAAGTTTACCGCGACTTTAACATTACTGATTACCGTTTCCGTCTTTCATACCGTGATCCTGAAAACACTGAAAAGTACTTTGAAGATGACGAAATGTGGAACCGAAGCCAAAAGATGTTGAAGACAGCCATGGATGACATGGGGCTTGAATACTTTGAAGCAGAAGGCGAAGCTGCTTTCTACGGTCCTAAGCTTGACGTTCAAATCAAGACAGCCTTGGGTGGTGAAGAAACTTTATCAACAATCCAACTTGACTTCTTGTTACCTGAAAAGTTCGATCTTACTTATGTTGGTGAAGATGGTCAAAACACGCACCGTCCAGTTATGATTCACCGTGGTTTGATTTCAACGATGGAACGTTTCACTGCCTACCTTACTGAATTGTACAAGGGGGCGTTCCCAACTTGGTTGGCACCTAAGCAAGCAGTTATCATTCCAGTTAACAACGAAGCTCACGGCGAATACGCTGATGAAATTTTGCGTAAGCTCCAAGTTATGAATGTCCGTGCAACTGTGGATACGCGTAATGAAAAGATGGGTTACTTGATTCGTGACGCCCAAACAAGTAAGGTTCCATATATCTTGGTTGTTGGTGATCAAGAAAAGAACAATGGCGAAGTTGCAGTCCGTCTTCACGGTGAAGACAACACAACTTCAATGAAGTCAGCTGATTTCTTCGACACTATCTTAACTGATATTGCGAACTACTCACGTCCAGTTGAAAAATAA
- a CDS encoding iron-sulfur cluster biosynthesis family protein — MFTLNFDDNAVARLEKYFNDDYTVLMDFDDGVGPFTEHGASCTLDVAFRIIIVAKDTDIKDYQQVINTNLGPMLGKEYANYALNDVMKITLQPTFNRWELKGESETIDPALQIVTKYVA; from the coding sequence ATGTTTACTTTAAATTTTGATGATAATGCAGTTGCACGGTTAGAAAAGTATTTTAATGACGACTATACAGTACTAATGGATTTCGACGATGGAGTTGGTCCGTTTACAGAACACGGTGCGTCATGCACGCTTGACGTGGCTTTTCGGATTATCATTGTTGCTAAAGATACTGATATCAAGGATTACCAACAAGTTATTAACACTAACTTGGGACCGATGCTTGGTAAGGAATATGCTAATTATGCATTAAATGATGTTATGAAAATCACTTTACAACCAACTTTTAACCGTTGGGAATTGAAGGGTGAGAGCGAAACCATTGATCCTGCACTACAAATCGTGACTAAATACGTGGCCTAG
- a CDS encoding Fic family protein has product MEYQRLAAITDTQHRQDELLRRQQMPGTISTATTSTLVEMIGASSNLVFVVPTQQLQALSAQIFIQSAQLQRLLTSLDSFAQQMFLLACQDTEYDRQFALSTDLDPRQFPGLRMRLREISDGHFRNFTAAPEVYQLYRQLASMQMVSELGSQQFRQLWPGLTDAHSFSNVGARATDITDDLNHIGAFSQTAAQANPLINLAMTYYLYEQVRPFYDGNCLTGRLIIANQLGQITDSITALSVAQALTSVYDQLETEFQLANRGPNEHELTEFVTTFLTGVVQAQAQQLAQLKNKSAYPQPTAPLTLTALPETIYTKLAIASIFGPANLVFDIKSLVRLTGTSAPTVTKAVNQLIDLQLVNIERTRPLAIQLK; this is encoded by the coding sequence ATGGAATATCAACGCTTAGCTGCGATTACCGATACCCAGCACCGCCAAGACGAGTTACTAAGGCGGCAACAAATGCCTGGAACTATTAGCACGGCTACTACTTCGACCCTAGTTGAAATGATTGGGGCTTCAAGCAACTTAGTTTTTGTAGTGCCAACACAACAACTTCAAGCCTTGAGTGCTCAAATCTTTATTCAATCAGCTCAACTACAACGATTATTAACAAGTTTAGATTCATTTGCCCAGCAAATGTTTTTATTAGCCTGTCAAGATACGGAATACGATCGTCAATTTGCATTGTCGACTGATTTAGATCCACGTCAATTCCCAGGTCTGCGCATGCGCTTACGTGAAATTAGTGATGGTCATTTCCGTAATTTTACCGCAGCGCCAGAAGTTTACCAATTATACCGCCAATTAGCTAGCATGCAAATGGTTAGCGAACTTGGTAGCCAACAATTTCGCCAGCTCTGGCCAGGACTAACCGATGCGCACAGTTTTAGCAATGTCGGTGCCCGCGCTACTGATATTACTGATGATTTAAATCACATTGGTGCGTTTAGCCAAACCGCGGCACAAGCTAATCCCTTAATAAACCTAGCCATGACCTACTACCTATACGAACAAGTCCGCCCTTTTTATGATGGTAACTGTTTAACTGGTAGGCTGATTATCGCTAATCAACTTGGTCAAATCACAGATTCAATTACTGCATTATCGGTGGCACAAGCACTTACAAGTGTTTATGACCAACTCGAAACCGAATTCCAGCTAGCTAATCGGGGGCCTAATGAACATGAGCTCACTGAATTTGTCACAACCTTTTTAACCGGCGTTGTACAAGCACAAGCCCAACAACTAGCCCAACTTAAAAATAAAAGCGCATATCCACAACCAACTGCCCCACTCACGTTAACCGCGCTACCAGAAACTATCTATACCAAACTTGCAATTGCTAGCATTTTTGGACCAGCAAATTTAGTTTTTGACATCAAAAGCCTCGTGCGGTTAACCGGCACAAGTGCCCCAACGGTGACCAAAGCCGTCAATCAACTCATTGATTTGCAATTAGTCAATATTGAACGCACCCGCCCACTTGCCATTCAACTTAAATAA
- the msrB gene encoding peptide-methionine (R)-S-oxide reductase MsrB has protein sequence MVENKDELIQGLTPESYRVTQEKGTEAPFVNQYDNFFESGIYVDIVGGQPLFSSAAKYDSGCGWPAFTKPINNREVAEHRDQSFGMERTEVTSRDAQSHLGHVFTDGPLDQGGLRYCINSAALRFIPKADMVAEGYGAYLDQVE, from the coding sequence ATGGTAGAAAATAAAGATGAACTAATTCAAGGCCTGACACCTGAAAGTTATCGCGTCACGCAAGAAAAGGGCACCGAAGCGCCTTTTGTAAATCAATACGATAACTTCTTTGAGTCGGGAATTTACGTTGATATTGTGGGTGGTCAGCCACTCTTTTCTTCAGCAGCTAAATATGATTCTGGCTGTGGTTGGCCAGCATTTACCAAACCAATCAATAATCGGGAGGTTGCCGAACACCGGGATCAATCATTTGGTATGGAACGCACGGAAGTGACTAGTCGCGATGCACAAAGTCATTTAGGCCACGTTTTCACGGATGGGCCACTTGACCAAGGCGGTTTGCGCTACTGTATTAATTCTGCTGCACTGCGTTTTATTCCGAAGGCAGATATGGTTGCTGAAGGTTATGGCGCCTACCTCGATCAAGTTGAATAA
- a CDS encoding patatin-like phospholipase family protein — MKIRKMLQQALPLHGFEQLLGFSKDLEQARIRYEQCVFGPQIEQFGVQDDKNELIAIFVIKRAQNGIEVKFAFIVHGADKTAVMKQLDEYVSAKRYRQVSVALDETWDNKVLRDMGFEQVDQRFVKIYQYPIYLVFGGGGAHGAFQTGVFDALKAAEIVPQGIIGVSVGAITGMSLQHLDSTTAHEVWGMLTTQKVYGTDEIGKTQSEFAQTMARQLVTRDYKSKDQLFDLFLPVAQKELVNPIVKFSLITTETTGLLQKIVTVDKDMTPEELTQWVVASSAFFPVVEPVEIDGKRYMDGGYSNDLPIQVAIEQGAKEIYAVDIQGLGRIRAVDLPSDVVLHQIETKWDLGPLLDFSPTQSEFNMRLGWLETQKLLGKLYGLRYTFAWQPDYAQVSWDNLSALFATTELTMQMQGLLGSEAVRLAYQRLLERFVGQSLTTDAQKGLATLELIADYLKLAPGKVYHPDYFIDILTSRFEHQRDLSAFNLPEGEISLAYAVLHPETILAGVFYTLMHSQLEK, encoded by the coding sequence GTGAAAATAAGAAAAATGCTCCAGCAAGCCTTACCGCTGCATGGGTTTGAACAGTTATTAGGATTTTCTAAAGACCTAGAACAAGCCCGAATAAGATACGAACAATGCGTGTTTGGACCACAAATCGAACAATTTGGTGTTCAAGATGATAAAAACGAATTAATTGCAATTTTTGTAATCAAGCGGGCGCAAAATGGTATTGAAGTTAAATTTGCCTTTATTGTGCACGGGGCGGATAAAACAGCAGTGATGAAACAGCTCGATGAATACGTCAGTGCGAAACGGTATCGACAAGTTAGTGTGGCGTTAGATGAAACCTGGGATAACAAAGTATTACGGGATATGGGTTTTGAACAAGTAGACCAACGATTCGTGAAAATATACCAATATCCGATTTACCTAGTGTTTGGTGGTGGTGGAGCACATGGCGCATTCCAAACCGGGGTGTTTGATGCATTGAAAGCAGCTGAGATTGTGCCCCAAGGAATAATCGGGGTTTCAGTGGGAGCAATCACTGGGATGTCGTTGCAGCATTTGGACAGTACAACGGCACATGAAGTTTGGGGTATGCTGACCACGCAAAAAGTTTACGGAACCGATGAAATTGGGAAAACGCAATCCGAATTCGCCCAAACAATGGCACGTCAGTTAGTAACCCGTGACTATAAATCTAAAGACCAGTTATTTGATTTATTTTTACCGGTTGCCCAAAAAGAGCTAGTTAACCCGATTGTGAAATTTTCATTGATTACGACGGAAACTACCGGATTATTGCAAAAAATAGTTACGGTTGATAAAGATATGACACCTGAAGAATTAACGCAGTGGGTAGTTGCCTCGAGTGCCTTTTTCCCAGTTGTTGAGCCAGTTGAAATTGACGGAAAACGTTATATGGATGGTGGCTACTCCAATGATTTACCAATTCAAGTTGCAATTGAACAAGGGGCCAAAGAAATCTACGCCGTTGATATCCAAGGTCTAGGACGGATTCGCGCGGTTGATTTACCAAGCGATGTCGTGCTGCATCAAATTGAGACTAAATGGGATTTGGGACCATTACTAGATTTTTCACCCACCCAATCAGAGTTTAATATGCGCCTAGGGTGGTTGGAAACCCAAAAATTACTAGGGAAGCTTTATGGGCTACGGTATACATTTGCGTGGCAACCCGATTATGCGCAGGTTTCGTGGGATAACTTGTCCGCATTATTTGCCACGACAGAACTGACGATGCAGATGCAAGGCTTGTTAGGTAGTGAGGCAGTCCGACTCGCATATCAACGGTTACTCGAGCGGTTTGTGGGACAGTCATTGACAACTGATGCTCAAAAAGGGTTAGCGACTTTGGAACTGATTGCGGATTACCTTAAACTGGCACCAGGTAAGGTATATCATCCGGATTACTTTATCGACATACTGACAAGTCGATTTGAACACCAGCGCGATTTAAGTGCCTTTAATTTACCTGAAGGTGAGATTTCGCTAGCATATGCAGTTTTACATCCTGAGACAATTTTGGCAGGGGTCTTCTACACCTTAATGCATAGCCAATTAGAAAAATGA
- a CDS encoding response regulator transcription factor, with amino-acid sequence MSKILVIEDEKNLARFVELELQHENYETEVRDNGRSGLEAALENDYDVILLDLMLPELSGLEVARRLREAKNTPIIMMTARDSVIDRVSGLDYGADDYVVKPFAIEELLARVRALLRRIDIETEAHAPHQSTVKFKDLVIEKENRIVRRGDQVINLTKREYELLLTLMENVNVVQARDDLLKRVWGYESEVETNVVDVYVRYLRNKIDDPESARSYIQTIRGTGYVMRSAN; translated from the coding sequence ATGAGTAAGATTTTGGTCATTGAAGACGAAAAAAACTTGGCTCGCTTTGTTGAGCTTGAATTACAACATGAAAATTATGAAACTGAAGTCCGCGATAATGGTCGTTCTGGCCTAGAAGCTGCTTTAGAAAATGATTACGATGTTATTTTATTAGATTTAATGTTACCTGAGTTGAGTGGTTTGGAAGTTGCACGGCGTTTACGTGAAGCAAAGAACACCCCAATTATTATGATGACTGCTCGCGATTCAGTAATTGACCGCGTATCAGGTCTCGATTATGGTGCCGATGATTACGTCGTGAAGCCTTTTGCGATTGAAGAATTACTAGCCCGTGTGCGTGCATTACTTCGCCGGATTGATATTGAAACCGAAGCACATGCGCCCCACCAATCAACGGTTAAGTTTAAGGATTTGGTTATCGAAAAGGAAAACCGAATTGTTCGTCGTGGCGATCAAGTGATTAACTTGACGAAGCGTGAATATGAATTGCTCTTAACTTTGATGGAAAACGTCAATGTCGTGCAAGCCCGTGATGATTTATTGAAGCGTGTTTGGGGTTACGAATCAGAAGTTGAAACTAACGTGGTTGATGTTTATGTCCGTTACTTACGGAATAAGATTGATGACCCTGAAAGTGCCCGTTCATACATTCAAACCATTCGTGGTACTGGTTATGTAATGCGGAGCGCCAACTAA